A single genomic interval of Malania oleifera isolate guangnan ecotype guangnan chromosome 11, ASM2987363v1, whole genome shotgun sequence harbors:
- the LOC131167896 gene encoding protein transport protein SEC13 homolog B, whose amino-acid sequence MPAQKIETGHQDTVHDVAMDYYGKRVATASSDSTIKITGVSNNSGSQHLATLTGHQGPVWQVAWAHPKFGSMLASCSYDGRVIIWKEGNQNEWAQAHVFNDHKSSVNSICWAPHDLGLCLACGSSDGNISVFTARSDGGWDSTRIDQAHPVGVTSVSWAPSMAPGALVGSGSLDPVQKLASGGCDNTVKVWKLYNGTWKMDCFPALQKHSDWVRDVAWAPNLGLPKSTIASASQDGTVVIWTVAKDGDQWDGKILKDFKTPVWRVSWSLTGNLLAVADGNNNVTLWKEAVDGEWQQVTTVEP is encoded by the coding sequence ATGCCAGCGCAGAAGATTGAAACTGGTCACCAGGACACAGTCCATGATGTCGCCATGGATTACTATGGAAAGCGCGTGGCCACAGCTTCATCCGACAGCACCATTAAGATTACTGGTGTAAGCAACAACTCTGGTTCGCAGCATCTTGCTACACTTACAGGCCATCAAGGCCCTGTTTGGCAGGTTGCTTGGGCACACCCAAAATTTGGATCAATGCTTGCTTCCTGTTCCTATGATGGCCGAGTGATAATTTGGAAAGAAGGCAATCAAAATGAATGGGCACAGGCTCATGTTTTTAACGACCATAAATCATCTGTCAACTCTATTTGCTGGGCTCCCCATGATCTTGGCCTCTGCTTGGCTTGTGGGTCATCAGATGGGAACATTTCTGTCTTCACTGCACGATCTGATGGTGGTTGGGACTCTACAAGGATAGACCAAGCTCACCCTGTTGGAGTTACTTCGGTTTCCTGGGCTCCGTCAATGGCCCCTGGTGCTCTAGTTGGATCTGGCTCACTGGATCCTGTTCAGAAGTTGGCTTCGGGTGGTTGTGACAATACTGTGAAGGTATGGAAGCTATACAATGGAACTTGGAAGATGGATTGCTTCCCTGCTCTTCAGAAACACAGTGATTGGGTGAGGGATGTGGCTTGGGCTCCCAACTTGGGGCTTCCAAAGTCCACAATTGCAAGTGCTTCACAGGATGGGACTGTTGTTATATGGACTGTGGCAAAGGATGGGGATCAATGGGATGGGAAGATTTTGAAAGACTTCAAGACTCCAGTTTGGAGGGTCTCATGGTCGCTGACTGGAAACTTATTAGCTGTGGCTGATGGCAACAATAATGTAACTTTGTGGAAAGAAGCAGTTGATGGGGAGTGGCAACAGGTGACTACAGTCGAGCCATAG